ACGGAGACTACCTCACCACCACCTTCGCTCTTACCGCGCTCTCTCCCTTTCGGGCCTCAACAATGTACAGTCCCGGTGGGTGCGGCAAGATCAGCGGCTCATGGCTGGTGAATTGCGTGTGGCGCTGCACCAATTGGCCCACCGAAT
This Cryomorphaceae bacterium DNA region includes the following protein-coding sequences:
- a CDS encoding T9SS C-terminal target domain-containing protein — protein: SVGQLVQRHTQFTSHEPLILPHPPGLYIVEARKGESAVRAKVVVR